The sequence GGGAGCGCTGTCGCGCACCGTCGCGCCGGGGGCGCTCGGCAAGGTGTGGGCGGCAAGCTTCATCGGGAACTTGGCGGGGTCGATGCTGCTCGCCCTGGCGGTTGCCGTTTCCGGTGTGCTGAGCAAGGCGCCCGCGAAGGAGTTCGTGCTCGGCGTAGTGGCGGCGAAGATGGCTGCGCCCGCGGTGGAGCTCTTCTTCCGCGGCGTCCTCTGTAACGCGCTGGTGTGCCTCGCGGTCTGGATGGGGCTTCGCACCAAGGACGAAACGGCGCGGCTGGTGCTGATCTTCTGGTGCCTCTTCGCCTTCATCGGCGCCGGCTTCGAGCACAGCGTGGCGAACATGACGCTGCTCGCCATCGGGCTCTTCCTGCCGCACGACCCCAATCTCGTGTCCTGGGTGGGCTTCGCCAGGAACCTGGGCGTGGTGACTCTCGGGAACATCGTCGGCGGAGCGCTGCTGATCGGGCTGCCGTACTGGTACGTAGCGCAGGGGGAGCGGCGGATGTTGGCCGTCCGGCCGGTGGAGGAGGAAGCCCGCGCCGCGGTGGCGGGTTAGCCGCGGCATGCCGCAGAAGCTGAACGGACAGCGCATCGCGCTCTTCGAGTCCCGGCTCGCCGAGGAGATCTCCGCGCTCGTGCGTCGCTGCGGAGGCGTGCCGGTCTGCGTTCCGGCGGTGCGCGAGCATCGCCGCTCCGCGGGACGCGAGATGGCCGCGGTGCTCGACCGGGTACGGGCCGAGCCGTCCCCGGTATTCGTCTTTTCCACCGGAGTGGGAGCTTCCGCTCTGTTTGGCGAAGCGCGCGCGCTGGGACGGGAGGCGGAACTGCGCGATGCCATCCTGCGCGGTCTCGCGGTGTGCCGCGGGCCCAAGCCGGTCGCGGCGCTGCACAAGGAAGGCATCACAGCTTCGATCCGGGCGCGCTCTCCGTATACGACGGAGGAATTCATCGACGCTCTGGCGCAGGTGGACGTCCGGAGACGGATGGTGGTGCTCACCCACTACGGCGAGAAGAACCCACCACTCGTCGTCGCGCTCGTGTCTCGCGGGGCGCGACTCTTCGAACTGATGCTCTACGAGTGGGAGCTGCCAGAGGACACGGGGCCGCTGGCCCGCGTCATCGAGGAGCTGGAAGGAGGAGCGTTCGCTGCCGCCGCATTCACCACGCAGATCCAGGCGCGGAATCTGATGGCGGTCGCGGGTGATGTTGGTCGCAAGGAGGGCCTGCTCGCTGCTCTGCGGTCGCGCGTCCTCGTCGCCGCCGTCGGTCCAACGTGCGCGCGGGTGCTCAAGGAGCTGGGCATTCCGCCACAGGTCATGCCCGAGTCTCCAAAGATGGCCGCCATGATCAGAGCGCTGGTCGGGCGTCTCGCCGAAGGAAGTCCCCAGTGACGGAATCGGTAGTCGCATATCCAGCGTTCTTGAAACTCGCGAATCGCCCCGTGCTGCTCGTCGGCGGCGGAGGCGTGGCAGCGGGCAAGCTGACCGGACTCCTCGAAGCCGGCGCCCGGGTCACCGTAGTGGCGCCGCGGATCGGTACCGACCT comes from Deltaproteobacteria bacterium and encodes:
- a CDS encoding formate/nitrite transporter family protein, which encodes MEHETIAGIAAAARAKASLLRHGPRQYLILSALAGAYVGLGIVLIFAIGAPLQAAGSGATKAVMGASFGVALTLVIFAGSELFTGNNLVMTVGALSRTVAPGALGKVWAASFIGNLAGSMLLALAVAVSGVLSKAPAKEFVLGVVAAKMAAPAVELFFRGVLCNALVCLAVWMGLRTKDETARLVLIFWCLFAFIGAGFEHSVANMTLLAIGLFLPHDPNLVSWVGFARNLGVVTLGNIVGGALLIGLPYWYVAQGERRMLAVRPVEEEARAAVAG
- a CDS encoding uroporphyrinogen-III synthase is translated as MPQKLNGQRIALFESRLAEEISALVRRCGGVPVCVPAVREHRRSAGREMAAVLDRVRAEPSPVFVFSTGVGASALFGEARALGREAELRDAILRGLAVCRGPKPVAALHKEGITASIRARSPYTTEEFIDALAQVDVRRRMVVLTHYGEKNPPLVVALVSRGARLFELMLYEWELPEDTGPLARVIEELEGGAFAAAAFTTQIQARNLMAVAGDVGRKEGLLAALRSRVLVAAVGPTCARVLKELGIPPQVMPESPKMAAMIRALVGRLAEGSPQ